In Osmerus eperlanus chromosome 4, fOsmEpe2.1, whole genome shotgun sequence, the sequence CAACATCATCATAATTCTCACACTGTCAGGCTTTCACTAAAATCATTGGTCTTAATTATTGTCCATACAAATGATTGTTTTGGTGGTTTATTATTATTACGGATGTAAGTAACTGTTAAGTGTATTATTATACCACTAGGTGGCAGACAAAACAGCCAACTACTCTAAACTATTAAAATCTTTCACATCTAAGGGGTAAAACATTTAAGATTATAGGAACTTATAGAATAAATAATATGTTTTTAACACAGCACCATATACAACACAACTCTTTAATCATAATTCCTGAATGCACAAAGAATTGAACATGATGAGAGTAGTTACAAGTAAGTACATTAGAAGTGTAACCCATTAGTTGTGTACCCTCAGAAGGAATAAAATACACTTAGAAAATATGGTGATTTTACTAAACATTCATCATCAATTTAAGACATGGAGCTAAGCCATGATGACTTACAAAACACGTTAGGCTCTATTTGAAGAGAAACAGATGGGATTCTTGTAATAACTAGTAACAGAGGCTTACAAGTTAACGAGATTCAGGATAggttattcaaaaacagaataaaatgtacaaaaatAAAGGAGCTAAACATCGATGTAGGCAACCAGGCGTAGACAGTAGGCAGCTTCAGATGGCACATCTTTGGGATTAATCTGATTGGCATCCAAACGCAGCACCTTCAACTTGGAGTAGTTTGCCATGTCCACCTTAGCACAGAAACTAACCAGAGAGAACtctgagagggaaagacagacacagacagtaaGTAGTACTGTACATTTTATTCTAAATAAAAGTAATTTATTGTGTATTGTTGTGACATAAATTATGGTACAGCTTAGTATATGTATTACACCACTAGCATTGTAATTAATTGAGGTTATGCTGACACTTCCCCATGATACGAAAGGGCATCACAGAGGAGAAGGCTAAATATGAAGTCACATACTGTACCTTTGATTTGATTAGCCTGTAGATAGAGGTTTTCAAGACTTCTACTGACAATAGGGATCCTCTCCAGCTTGTTGTGGGACAGgtccagttccaccagagtaCTGACATTGAAGGTGTTGCGGGgaatccctccatctgtcaACTTGTTATGAGCTAACCTTAGAAACTGCAGCATAGGATAACTAGTGAGGAAGTTTTCCGGCACACTCTCAATATTATTATACTCCAGGTAGAGTTGATGCAGCATTTCTGGGAGATTCCCTGGAATTTTCTTTAGTTGGTTTTTCCTGATGTCCAGTATGTTCAAAGACTTAAGCCCCTTGAAAGCTCCCCCAACCTCCTCAAGTGCATTGGCATGCAGATGGAGTTTGGTTAAGTTAGTCATCCCCTCAAAAGAGCTAGCCAGAATCtttgatatcttattgtggttTATCCTGAGATCTTTGATAGACTTGGGCAGGTTCAGGGGAAAGCGAGTCAGCTGGTTGTGATTCAGGTAGAGTCGGTCCAGATTTTTAAGCTTGCTGAAAACATTCGGACCCAGTTTGTCAGAGCTGAGCTGGTTCTGGTGGAGCATGACCCAGACCAGGTTAGTGGCGTTGTCAAACACCCCCTCCTGGATGCCTGTGATCTGGTTGCGTTGCAGGTAGACATACTTCATGCGGGAGGGGACATAAGGAACATGCTGCAGGTTACGGCTGTGACAATACATGGCTGTTGGGTAAGCGGAGGGGCAGTCACACTCCAGTGGGCAGTCCTCACCCACGCGGTCCATCCACAGGGTGTCAGGGTGGCGCCTGCGGCCACGCAGGTACGACAGCCAATGGAAGGAGCCGGAGTTCTGGGGAAAGCTGAGGTCCACCAGCCCAGCTACAATCAGCAGCAACACTACTCGCATGATCACTGCAGATATTAATAGTTATCAATATCCTGTGAATAAAACAAATCATGCAACATGTCTATAAACAAATATGTTATTTAAGTATACCCTTTGGCAAATAAATAGTACATGTACAGTAACCTACCAGCCTGTTGTATAGAGGTAGTCACTGTAGCAATGTCTCTCTCAGACTAAAGGGGAAGACTGGTATACCCCTTCCTGTCTGTTTTCTTCCAAATGTGCAGCCAAAGTCACAACATAACATGTATATTTTCCACTCACATGTAGTGTTTTAACAGCAACATATCGCCTCCAGTCATGTCAGTATCAATCCCATCTGGACTCTAACATGGACATCTGTTATTTAACAGCCTTGTTATTCACTCACTGTGTTGTGCCTTATCATTAGCACAGCTACATGGGGCATGTCTTGTTATTTCTTGCTGTATGTCTTTAGGTTACAGTGGAAAGACAGATGGTTCTGAGGGTTCAGATATAGGGAAAAATGCAATGACTGCATGCTGTACTCCCACAACAGTGAGCTCAAGTTGTTATTATGTACAGGTTTATGCAAACGTTTTGGCACCCCTGGTCAACATTTATGTTACTGTGAATAGTTAAGTGATAAGATAAACTGATCTCCAAAATGCATAAAGTTAAAacattattttcaacattttaaGCAAGATTAGTGTCACTTCTGCTCGATTAGTTACTCACAGTAACAAAAATGTTTACCTGGGGTGTCCATACTTTTGCATAAAACTGTTACTCCCTTATGAAACTGAGAAGCAAATGCCAAAGTAAACATGGATACATGACACAGTACATCAACATATTAGACTTTCCTTTAAGTACATCACCTCCTTGAGCAGTACTTTTTGCATGTCAACCAGTGTTGGTAAGTTCCTCATTCCAAAGTGCTGTGTCTGGCCCGTGGGGCACCTCAAGGAAATTATAGGCTTGATTCTGTGAAGAAAGTCAGCCAACTGGCACCCTGTTGATGATGACAGATGATCACTATGACCTGCCTAGACTTTCTTCACAACTCTGTCCTTGAGCTCTGTCTGTATTAGACCAAGAACAAAGGGAGCCTTAGGCAGCTGTACAGTTGAAAGTGACATACTGACAAAGTGAATTTCTCACCTCAAAATCGAATTTTAAGTTAGGGAGGGGCCACAGACAAGGTAGTCTGACAACATGTATAGATTTTACCCACATACTAATTTATAATGAAAAAATAACTTTAAATAACTTGATATGTAGTTAGAGCCCAGGGTGTAATGGTGGCCAGTTTTACCAGCAGCTGAATGAACACTGCTTTATTAGTATCCATTACTGGATATCATAAGTTTCTCTAGCACACGCACCATTAACAGCCTTAGGTCTATAATCATGATTTGTATTTTGGGAAGAATACCTCCTTTTTTAAGTCCTTTGTTTGCCAAATGTCTTAGCTGACATGTCAATGATTTGGTACTGGCACCAATGACTGTGCCTGCGGTGTTCCAAATAGGAAAGCTACTCTGATCCACATGACACCAAGCAGGAAGAATGCAGAGTGTTTCCTGATGTACAGCCTTATCTgtttggaggagagggagctgtATTAGTGCCATAGACCAGATGAAAACATGTTGTCCCTGCAAAACCACATTCCACATTAGACAAGATATTTGTAAATTGCTATAGCATAAGCCATCAAGGTTTTGACTGGTCATTACTTCCACATAGTCATTTTGGGAATAGGATACTAGAGATAATCTGAGGTTGATGGATGTGGTACCAAAAGGGATCCCAAATATTTAGTACGTATGACCTATTACAAGGGTGTCAGTATGAAAAATCTATTCCTGAGAAATACTTAGAGAAAGTTATTTTTTAAAGTTATTTTTCAGTAGCGACAGCGTCATTCTCTTTGGGTTTTCTTCCAGAAGAGGGCAATGTTTGTCAAAAGTCAATTACAAAAAGTGCTCTCACACCATTTAAAAAGACTTGGGTGCTGAGATATGTACCGATCAATTAAACCACATAAGACAAACATGACAAAATATTTGAGGGGGTTTATTCCACAGTAAAGGACACTCTGGACATGAGTACAGCAGTTTGAAATGTGCTACATTTTATACTGTACATCTACTCAGTACACCTATTAATAAGCTCCAATGATGCTCTGCAACTTACGTCTTCTTATGACTGTCAAACTGGAGGAAGTTCATTCATAGAGCAAGGATTCATAGAGCAAGGAGCAATAATCTCTATTACTGCTGTGTGGATGCTGACACTCATCCTAACAGTCCTGTTCTTGAGCAGTGGAGAACCATGTGCAATCAGCATCTATTTGTGTGTTGGACCAGGACTGGCATGGTAAAAATGTCCCCTATGGCCCGCTGAGGGGTGTGGAGATAATGACATCAATTGGATACTACCACCTTGTGGTGAGATTGTTTACTCACCGTCCTTACCTTGGACATCTTTAACATgagatcagcacacacacaactccaaaTCATGCATAGACTCAATGGGAGGTTTGTGTGAAAGGTTAAGCACACAGACCCAACATTATAACTCTCCCCAGTACTCTCAAGGCACTAATTCCTTCTAAACAGTAAGTTAAAAAATAAGATCTGCAATGTACACATACATAACTCTAGGCACACATAGTTAGAGGCATGTTGGCAAAAAAAGACCCGACCCACAATAAAACACAATCAACGGCCATCATACGTTTGAAGAGTCTAAAGTGAAGCAGATTTCATGTCAACAAAACTCCAACCACAAATAGAAAACCTGTACTTGTGAGCTGTGAATAAGTATATACACTGACGCTGAGGGAAAGACATTCAATTAAACAATTAAAACTTTTCTACAATACTTTCAGAGTGTATATTACATCGTAAATTAATTGGTGTGCAAACTGGTGATAATTAGTAACAACagtcctacagtacagtatcaaATACTCTCTACAGTAAAGTATTTCATACTCTCTAAGGGATCAATGTCACCAATTATTTGATCAGGAAATCATCTTTCTATTATGCTTCACCTCGTAAGTTACTGGCACTTTGTAGGctgtaaaacaaaaaacattctcCCTTGTGAAGATTAACAAATATATAGTCCTTCAGtgcacatatacagtatatccccAATTCATATAATTATTTCTTTGACATTAGTTTTAAAGCAGGACCATCACAGTCATATTAGAGTAG encodes:
- the fmodb gene encoding fibromodulin yields the protein MRVVLLLIVAGLVDLSFPQNSGSFHWLSYLRGRRRHPDTLWMDRVGEDCPLECDCPSAYPTAMYCHSRNLQHVPYVPSRMKYVYLQRNQITGIQEGVFDNATNLVWVMLHQNQLSSDKLGPNVFSKLKNLDRLYLNHNQLTRFPLNLPKSIKDLRINHNKISKILASSFEGMTNLTKLHLHANALEEVGGAFKGLKSLNILDIRKNQLKKIPGNLPEMLHQLYLEYNNIESVPENFLTSYPMLQFLRLAHNKLTDGGIPRNTFNVSTLVELDLSHNKLERIPIVSRSLENLYLQANQIKEFSLVSFCAKVDMANYSKLKVLRLDANQINPKDVPSEAAYCLRLVAYIDV